TTACATTGATGAGTGTCTGCCTTCGCTTCTGGGTCATCTTTGTCTGTTAGCAGTGACAGCCCTGAATGGTTCTCCTCAGAAAATCTATGAGAGAGAGCTAATTAATAGTGATTTAATGAAGCCATCATCAATCACAGGTAAACTTGACTCATATTATCTGTCGCAAGTGAAATCAAGTGAGAATCGCTCACCCTGTTTGTGGGCTGTGAACGCACTCATCTCTATGGAGCGATCGAAACACGCGAAGGTCACTGAAGAACTCGTCAGAGCGCTCTATCAAGTAGTCCTCAGCATCCAAGATGCcttagaaggaaaaaaacacacaaacatcacctGTTAGAGCTCCATTAGACCACTATGCAGTTGTGAGGGACATAAACAGAAAGACCAATAAGGAAAACCTGCTATCCAGTCATATCCAAGTAAGGGCTTCAAATGATGACTGTCACGGGCAGGTATCTCTTCACATTTGTCAGAATGAAATGTGACTCGACTTTGCACCTCCACCTACAAAAACAAATGGTGAAGAGAATTAGTAATCAATATGTTCTACTTCAGTCATTTTTGGACACAGTCAACCTGTGAAAAAAAGCACTCTGCAAATCTGCAGTTAACAGGTACAGCGTGCTGTATTGTAAAATTTAAGTTCATGCAAAAAAAGCTCAAGGAGCTTAATTTAAGTTTTACATGGACAAATGTTTGCACTTTTGGGTCCTGAACtcaattaatttcattattctCTATACTTCCTCACTGGTTAAATACACCCCCCAACAGTACTCTGTCAAATGGCAACTAGAAGGTGCATGAGTGACTGAAGAACGTTTAGTATAAAAAATACAGGAGATAAGGTGTTTAAGGTGGTTTATGGTATGGAGACCACCTCACAATGACATCCTACGAGTTTCCAGCAAACCTTAGTAGAttgtcctgtctttgttttgcatACCTGTTCTTTATTGTGATTTACTAAATGGGACTTCGTGCTGTGTGGCCTTGTGTCCTGAAGACCATCCTGGTCTCGAGGGGGCCTATCACTGTCTTTGAAAATGTCTGATGGATCTGTGCACTGAGCAGCATCTCCTCTACGTTTGAAGGTCAAAGATGGTGTAGAAACAGTGCTCCGGATGCTCGTGTCTCTCTCAAGAGCGTCTGatggagacacagaaaaacagatttctcCATCAGTGATTCAAGAATTTGTTACTCATCTCTTGCACACCACAGGATGTCTGTgcagaaataaagtgaaaacaatcacaaggctgtgaaaaaaacagtacaacatgaaaacacagtaaagggtcaaagcacaaaaaactctcacactcactccaatttttttttttaaatgaatcacATCCCGGTAAAATATATCTGACGAAAAACAGTCATTAGCAGTGCAACTAACTTTAGCTAGCTACTTGTAAATACGGTTATAAGCTTTGTGTTGAACGTGATGTGGTGTATGGGTTAGCTCAAGCATGACAAAGTATTTTTACCTACTGAGTCATGCTGTAACGCTAACTGAGGAAAACACAAGTCTTTTCTGGTAGCTAACGCAGTTCATCTCTGCAGGCTTCTCTTGTGCATTCAGTCCCAATGGACACAGTTTAATTACCGGCAAATCTCACGGTTGGTCTGGCGAGGGCGGCCCTGGCTGGACCGCGGTCTCCATCGGTCAAAGTGACCATCTCTTCAGGCTCTCTCCTGTCCCGTGTCTcgtcctctttctccctcttgcGGCTCTGACTGCAGCCGCTTAGAAGctccagtttctctctctgctgcttcagtttgttCAATAAATCTTTGTTAAGCCCTCGTAAAGCGTTCAGTCGGTCTGCGGAGGACATTTTTAAAGGTCAAACCACGTAAAAACCACGTTTACCCAACTAGACGTGAAACAAATAAAGTTAAGGTTCTTTCTCATGAATCAAACGGGACTCCGTAACAACGCGTTGACAACaatgatctgattggctgcgcACGTTGGACTCGTCACGCCGTGTAACCGTCCGAGGTTTGTCTTAaagtgacagacacacatttgATTTAAGCTACAACACAGGATGCTGAACAACAGAGGGTGCTATTTATTCAGTTAGAGACACCGGACAGCCCAGGTAACAAAGAGTAGTTCAGGACAAAACTCAACTAGTACATTTCAGGCAGCAGCAATTGGTTGCAAGACGCATTTAATCTCGGTTCAACAGTGCTGTCATATGCTGACCATTATAAGTACAATTATAAGTAATAaatggatggaaggatggatggattggGTGGACAGATAGGATCTCTCTAAGACTACAAGATGGTAGATGATCATAGATCATAGATGATACTGTTCTTGACTGGTGCACATTTCTAACAAATCTGCAATCAATCAAACAGTAGAACGTGAGAAAATGTACTCAAGTAaatgtacttgagtaaatgtcctCAATCCTTGTGGTTCTCCTTGTTTACCACCGGTTAACCAGTATTGAAATCATGAGTCTGTGCACAAAGTCACAGCTTGTCAGGTCAAATC
This region of Toxotes jaculatrix isolate fToxJac2 chromosome 3, fToxJac2.pri, whole genome shotgun sequence genomic DNA includes:
- the LOC121179446 gene encoding migration and invasion-inhibitory protein, with protein sequence MSSADRLNALRGLNKDLLNKLKQQREKLELLSGCSQSRKREKEDETRDRREPEEMVTLTDGDRGPARAALARPTVRFADALERDTSIRSTVSTPSLTFKRRGDAAQCTDPSDIFKDSDRPPRDQDGLQDTRPHSTKSHLVNHNKEQVEVQSRVTFHSDKCEEIPARDSHHLKPLLGYDWIAGILDAEDYLIERSDEFFSDLRVFRSLHRDECVHSPQTGFSEENHSGLSLLTDKDDPEAKADTHQCTFSYRINSRLFPVPLHSQEYCPVCKKHKSSHPHTTAEPALVRVSIPRSTLLPPYKYKAHRRCSFDPSDSLGLPSHCLSGWSYTGQSTLPPPSSLDLQSSLNAKSSIWSKNEELEDLCAPKVSSDQISNLSRLARHNFQHFSPKKKGSTSYPVS